The genomic DNA TATTAGGCCATCTTAATTCTTTGTGTATGAAAAGTAAGCCGAGTAAGTTTATCTTTCTATGCAAATTTATCGACTTCTCCCAAAAATAATAACGATAAAGGAATTTACAAtatagtttctttttaaaacttgCTTTCAAAACTTGACACGTGACACTTCTAGAGTTGACATCTAGAATTGACATCTGTCTATGAAAAAACTTTAATCCTAATTTTTGGCTTACTGCATTATTGCAATAACCAATTTGGCTTCTACCTCTAAGAAAGCTCCAACTGATTGCCACGTGACACCTGTATATCTGatatttgtccttttttttttttccttttgtttctcaTGGTTAACAAGGTTAATGGGCTGTGAGTTATGTTTGTAATAAGTGGTTATTGGACCACCTTAATTCTTTGTGTATGAAAAATAAACCGAGcaaatttatcattttctgcAAATTTATCGACTTCTCCCCCAAAATAATAAAGACAAAAGAATCCACTGTAGAGTTTCCTTTTAAATCTTGCTTTCAGAACTTGACATGTGACACTTCGGGAGTTGAGACCTGTCTATGAAAAAAACTTTAATCCTCATTTTTGGCTTAGTGCATTATTGCAATAACCAATTTTCACAAATAGGTAAAAACCAAATTACACAAATGAGTCATACTTATACATGAAGCCCACATTCATACATGGtcattttcattataatttaaaaccATATATTATCCTCTATTTTAAACCCCAAAtgtcaaacaattaaaatacatcACCATAAATTTTGTGTATTCCTAATTCTATTAGAGAGACATTAATTCCATTCAATACAATGCTATAaattagaaacacaaaacatttccttatatgaaaatgttttattaaaaacagTATCTAATATAATTGTTTGGAACAGAAACTGAAGCCCTTCCTCATATCCTGCAGAATTTTTTAACTCACTCAAAATATATAGGCTCTCCAGTTATGCTCTTACGAAACATGAATCAAAAAGAAGGACTTTGCAGTGGAACCAAATTAGTTGTCACATGTTCGGGTGCTAGAGTCATTGAAGCAAAGATCTTAACTGGTATAACAGTTGGAAACAAGGTTGTCATCGCAACGATAATACTCTCTCCACCTGATTCTAAGTGGCTGTTCAAATTAAGAAGACGTCAGTTCCCCCTTCATTTGAGCTATGCAATTACTATTAATAAAAACCAaggaaaaagattttaaaaagttggtTTATATATTTCCCAAAACCAGATTTCAGTCATGGATAATTGTATGTCGCTTTATCTAGAGTAACATCAGAAGCAGATTTGAAGGTTCTGAACATGGTGAACATAGACAAGGAAAGATATAAAGTTACACAGAAGTATTCAACAAGGTCACCAAGTCTATGTAAAATAAGATATTCTctcaattaaatattaaataggatCAATCATAATCTCTAAAACTTacttgcaaacaaaaaaaaaaatctacaactTACTAACAATGATAAGAAGACGTCAAATCCTTCTGCGTTGGAGCTATAAAATGACtattaataaaaggaaaataaataatcttAGAAAAAGTTAGTTATATATTTCCCAAAACCAGATTACAGTCATGGACAATTGTATGTCATATTATCTAAAATAACATCAGAAGCAGGTCTGAAGGTTCTGAATATGGTGAACATGGACGAGGAGAGACATACAGTTACACATAAATATTCAACAATGTCACCAAGTTTACGTTAAAGAAGGTATTCTctcaattaaatattaaataatatcaGATCATAAACTCTACAACTTACTTGcatacaaaagaacaaaaaccctaCAACTTACTATCAACGATACACAATATAAACATACGAATAAGATTCTTCGTGTGTGTGCTGCGTTGATACTGTGTTGATTAggataagaataaaaataaagatgttTTGTCTGACTTCATAGTTCATATATTGCTTAGTTTATAACATAACATTTGAAGTTTTCCTGAATATGACGATATCCATATGCAGCGGAAATAGCACTGAATAATTTATTTACAGGAGAACCACGAGTAATAGAAAATAATCTCACAAGCTATTTATATAGTcaagttatatattattattttcaaaacaaaatctctaGATATTCAAGTAAATGAAGGACGGAAGAGTAAGAgacaagaaagtaaaagaagaatTCAATCGAAAAAGGTAAATGACTAAAATATTTGGAAGTCACTAtaggggtgttattggattgaggattttaatagattttaattaacccaggacattagtggatttaaaagtctaatgcatttgtgtggactttataatgcatataaggtggatttgaaagtcattaataatgtatttttggtgattgttatggattttttaaaaagttattgttagaaaaaatatatatatatccataaactgtgttatacaccaaaattatattaaattaataacaccCAGACTTTTACGCATGTCAtagaaaacttgaattaaactgtatttgttttcaatccaGATTATTGGTGTAATTAAAAAACCCAGAtgtcatgaacccagaaaaaaaaaattaaagaatacaaaaaaacacagatctgaTGANTTGGTGTAATTAAAGAACCCAGAtgtcatgaacccagaaaaaaaaaattaaagaatacaaaaaaacacagatctgatgaataagtgtgattatatacaaagggtttgaggaggaagaaacagagattgaacccagaaaaaaaaaagtgtgattatatcataaaccaaaaaaaggttatagatcatgaacccagaaaaaaaagttaaagaacacaaaaaaaaaaattctcaaaaataatacatgtctgatgaataagtgtgattatataaaatgattgagaaaaaaaatcaaacaataatatgtcaaaggctagagatccatctaaagagaggagaagaaaatgaaatgattgagaaaagtgtggtattgtgtttgttcatattttagaagcaaagtacgttgaaatccaaaatcacacaaaatccaatagatattgaataacactagattttaatggatttttaaaaatacccaattgaataacacatgattcttaaatacatcaaactcctttaaaaaccacaatccaataCCAACGTATGTCCGAATATATACATAGCAATACCAACACCATCAACAAATAATCACTCTAAACCCCCAAACAccatcatttcaaaaaaaagtacCGTAATATAAGTAAGCTCTATACATTGTAGTATGAAATGAGCTTAACAGCAACACAGTCACACAACCAACTcatctcaaaatcaaaagatcacacggttaaaaaaaataacatcagCTACACAATCTCATATCCTCCAACGAGTAGAtactaaaatcaaataatacacatttcagaaaaataaactaatcgCTATTTatgctaaacaaaaaaatatgtatatataaataactcgGTACAACGCACGAGACTATTCCTACTAATAAATAATGCAAACTTCATTTATTCATTTCATTATATAAagaaatgtaaattaaaaaatgaagaatacCATAATTTTCTTGTTGTGacataaattaatttttcttgatCCATATGTTTAATGTTGTATAGAGAGGCCAAACTTGccaaatagtatatataaaaagaaagaacatactAACTACTGTAGCATGGATTGTCTACAATGCCACCTTTcttaatatttgaaatatcGTCAAGCAACTATTGCTTCTTCAGAGATTCACATGCAAAAAGATAAGAGTGTGTCCCTAGAATTATAGTTTTGCCTAATATGGTCGAGGCTCAAATTCGAACACCATTTGACATTTTCTATGCTCTATCTAAAATATGGTTCagttcaatattataaattttatgatccTATATTGCCATCCGTACGTGTGTTCCAAGTCAAATCACATGTTAGTGATTTACTCATAGTTTTGACTCCAAATATGTCCACgatataatataaaaagtttgTATTTGCTTTATAAATGTTCTAACGACACGAAGAAACTTTTCCTTAATACTGTTTTGAGTTAGGCTAAAAGCTAGAATATGTTACTATGTCAGCACCAATCAAATCATCAACGTGTTAGATTCCATGCAGACAAAAATTTTAGTTGTGGTTTATGTCGTCAACTAGAATCTATGTGCAGTACGTTGGTTATTATATTATCattatattcataaatttagtcaaaaattattgaaatctATGTGCAGTTGGTTATTATGTTATCAATTTGATCagcctaaaaaaaaatactggaatttattttttatataaaaaagtacTGGTATAGAGATATATACGATATGATTGTTACAGAACAAACACACTAAAATATGTCTCTATTCAACAATAATAGTTACAAGATTTATTGGCAAAAATGGCTACAGAAACAAgcatatacataaaattaaggTGCCACTGTGTTTGGGCCACGTATTGGATTTGAGCATCTAAAATATATGATGAGAAACGAAACTCTCCATGTGGATTCTAAGACTAGAAACTAGAAAGTGTCTAATTAGATTCTTTGTCTTTATAAAGCAgattcttttctattttgtattgtattgtttttttgtcagATTATCTCTTCAATTCTTGTTAAATTATTTGGAATATCTACAAATCAATTCATAAGCCAATAATATCTACAAATCAATTCATAAGCCAATCATCACAGTATCTGGTTTTCATTTTGCATCGACACGCGGGCGTATTCTTTTCTCCATTTGGTGGATCGAATATTCTGATTGTAATGGATACGAAAattatttactgtttttattaaaaaaaaaacaaaacaaaacaaaacgtgAAGATAATTTTGAAAGTCTGACTTGATGTTtgcatttataatttttaaaaattaattgataaataaatCTTATGTTTGATAGCCAAAtgcatttacaaagttttttttcttcttgtgttgaAATTATTCTCCTtgtttaaaatagattttttttttaatagttaaaCAAATGGTAAGAAGAAGTTGTAGCTTATCCAATTATAAGAATGTAAGCCAATATGGTTAGAAATTACATGTAAGATATTTTACAATGTATAATGATGATGACAATGtcaaatagtaaaataatagaGCTTTTATGGAAAACTATCTATCTAAATTAGTCTAGTAGATATACACACAAAATCCCCTTTTATCTTCCCATTTGTGCCAAGTCTCAAGATTCTTTTGTTAGCCTATAAAAAGCTGTCAAGagaaaccatcatcatcatcatcacaaacacaaacacattggaagcaaaagagaaaatgtCAAGAGAAATAGATTCACTAGTAGTGGGAAGAGTTGTAGGAGATGTTATAGAAATGTTCAATCCAAGCGTGACAATGAGAGTCACTTTCAGTTCCAACACAATCGTCTCTAACGGTCACGAGCTCGCGCCTTCTCTTCTCCAATCTAAGCCTCGCGTTGAGGTCGGTGGCCAAGATCTTCGTTCATTCTTTACCTTAGTACGTAATCATCTTTCTTCTAAACTAAAGTATTTATGTTAAGTACTTACCTAGTCCTCTCTTCTAACGTTTGctgcttttctttttcactcGAAAGATCATGATAGACCCCGATGCCCCTAGTCCTAGTAATCCTCATATGCGTGAATATCTTCATTGGTATGTCGGTTAGATATATAGCAtatttcttttcatatataaacaacGTACAATGTATAATATGTACTTTAATGTTCATCAAATTCAGGATGGTGACAGACATTCCCGGGACAACTGATGCTTCATTCGGTAAGAATAAATCACATCATAACACATGCATATATGTACATAGACTTTTGATTCACCTCAACATCTTTGGTCAAAATACATCCTCAAGCAAACACATTTTTGGACTAAGAGGACAAGTAATGATGTATGTATGTTGATGAATGGTTTGATTGATTTGCAGGGAGAGAGATAGTGAGATACGAAGCACCTAAACCGGTGGCGGGAATACACAGATACATCTTTGTGCTGTTCAAACAGAGCGGAAGGCAAACAGTGAGTGCAGCACCGGAAACAAGAGAGTGCTTCAACACAAATGCGTTCTCTTCTTACTTTGGTCTTTCTCTACCTGTTGCTGCTGTTTACTTCAACGCTCAACGTGAAACTGCTCCTCGACGAcgttctttttattaattagaataACTCTACTCTATATTCAATAAAGTTATGGATGGTTAATTAGAATAAATCAAACCACTCCcaatattgtttaaaactatCCAATTTATTTcaggttttgttgttgtttcttaagaagataattaaaagagtgtatgttattctttttttctctcataaATGCTTATCttatactccatccgtttcaaaatataagatgttttagaaaaaaaatttgcttcATAATATATGaggttttcaagtttctatgcaacttttatattaatttagtattttatattatacagtattgtttatgattgattgaacttgttaaaagtaaatgaCTTATTAATCTGGGTCTTTtgttaaaacatcttatattttgaaacagaaagAGTATAATAAAGTATTTGCTTCCAGAACTTGACAAATGGCGTTTATGAAGTTGACACATGTCCATCAGAAAAGACTGAAgccaaaaaatgattaaaatctACAATTATTTCTTCACATAAACCTACTTCATCTTCATTCTTCAAGGTCTTCTTCGGTGGGATGTGGCGGTCAATTCCGACAACTCCGAAGCTTTCTCctttaacataattaaaaactgCCACAACCCAAGATTCAACTCCAAAGCTTTCTCTTCTGTGTGAGGAGAGGATTATAGAATCATTGGGTGATGAGCAAAGATTAGTGTAAAACGATGTCAAGTTTAGCACAGATGAATGATCATTACTCTTCTTGGTTTTGGTCTCTCGTCGTCGATGGAGTTAGCTATATCATGGTTTTGTATTTCTTGCAAAGTCCATACACATGATATAGCTAACTCCATCATCGAATAAGTTGTTAATCATAAAGTTTcttttaatctttgtttttgccATCAAAGTAAATTGAATTGTTCAGTATACATATTGGTTTTTCATTTATTAGATTCCAAATCCTGAGTTCTTTCCCGTAAATTCCTAAGAATTTTTCTGCAGTTAATATTAATTTCTGATCTCTCTATTAACGTATACATTAATTCCATTTTAAGCGTATTTTAGACCTGAATGCTCGATTactaaattttctataatttaatgcatgattgttggtgcgggaattagCACCCCGACATACCGGTCTAAATCAGAAAGATAAATCGATTATTTTACCGGGAATCCGGTCTAACCTTGAATTCGGCGGTTGACTTAAGGCCCAGTCGGATCGGAAGGCCTAGCCCCGAGGATGGAGAGTCGACTTCCCAATTCGCCTCACGACCGacctgatgaagaagaagcaactttCCAAATCTTGGTTAAAGTTATAAGAAGAGTTAATATATTCTGTAATCTTGTAAAGAGTATAAATAAGGGGAGACCCCTCCATTGTAAACTATCGAGCAATTGAATACaaaaaactcttttctctttgttcttgcaAAAATCCTACCTTGAGCCCCAAGAGATCTAAACCCCCTTTCCAATTTCTAGCTTTGATCGAGTTTCTTGAGAGAATACttctttgaatttgtttccccctatcaaacaaattcattgtaaAAATCTAGTTTCTACAATGATATATTCAATCCATGTGAtacaattttgaaataaaaaaaaattattttattattttttggatgaaaataatttatttcttttaatcttttaaataatttcaaatttcaaatcacaatcgaacaaattcaaaaaaaattactctaaaAATGTTTAACAATATGTAATTGAGTTTATTAAAACATATGTAACGTCAAATAACACTCAATTCCAATAAGTAATAACCACAATAAACTGGATTTATTATTCGAATtaactcacaagtcacaactatATCTATtgaaagttctttttttttttttaactcttaaTGAGCTAGAAATCATGCATCCCATTATGTTCGAATTCAATTATTACCTACAtgcaaaacaaaatcttttcactgaaataaaatttatttgagtTCTCGACTTTCTCTTATTGGACGaacatgtaaattttgttttttttggagaaagaCAAACTTGTAAACTacttgttggtgcgggattcagcGATAAATCATCCAGAATAAACTACTTTTTTtggagagacttctccattgtaaatcatcCTGAATCGAATACAATAACCGAGTTCTCTtagcaataaaccctaatttctttgagttcttcttctttacttctaATGTCAAGGtttagatctattttctagagagattatcttattgaatttgtttcccctcttaaacaaattcattgtagaaacctagtttctacaattggcgccgcctgtctataatataatatttgatgcACTTTCTAATGTTCCTTATAAAATCAATAATgatcataaattatattgcagtCTACTTTGATACAAGCTACTTCAAGTGCAATCTTTGAAACATGAAACATGTTCAGTTATTGACATTCATATAGCTTGCCATATATAAATCTTTGTTATAGGAACTCTCTCGTTATCTCTCCCTTCTTCATGCTGAGATTGAAGCCCTTGTCTGGGTTATGCGCTGTATGATTGGGACGGATAACcaatttgtcttctttttcactgactgctccgacttagtgaaggtggtgtcttcgccttccgagtggccagGCTTTAcgccttatttggaggacattcAGGCAGATAAAAAGGAGTTcggtttttttcctttgtctaCGTCCCTCGTTCTTAGAATGTTAAAAGCGGATAATCTTGCACGGCAAGTTCGCACAGTTCCACACTTAGTTACCTATATAAACAATGTCCCTTCGCATTGactcgtttgagctaatcttgtattctgttgttaaaaaaaaacaaaaaaaaaaagagttacttGGACCATATGAATGGAATTGGTGTCTTTAGGTTGGATTGGtcgtttgccaaaaaaaaaaggttggatTGGTCATTTCAAGTTATAGTAGATTACATTTCACTATTATTGCCTTACATTTCACTActgtaaaataagaaaatcggACACATAGTAGTAGTTGTAAGAAAAACTTAAACTTAAGTGGCACCTTTAAATGTATATTCTTCTGATTCACAAAAAGTGTTATTTTGACACACttcatacaaattaagaaaagtttgaattatacaTGTTTGTCCCTATTTAATAAGTGATCAATGATATAAGTACTTTGAGTTTAagggtaaattagaaaatttaatactctctgtttcaaaatataagatgttttaaaaaaaaaaaatttgtttcatattataggatgttttcaagtttctatgcaacttttgtattatgcagtattgtttctgattggttgaacttgttaaaagtaaaatttcttaatttgggtacactttagttaaaacatcatatattttgaaacggagaaaatattaaaaagtcaTCACGTTCCAACAATAATGATAAAAATCTCTCTGTGTAAGCTACTACAGTAGTTCACTTTTTAAATCCAAAATCTTTATTCAATTTTCctctaacaaaaattagtaTGCACCACTTCGGATCGATGACCTCTTCTTGCTGTTGTAAGctgttcttcttccttcccttTCTTCGCTCTCCAAAGCCTTGAGCCTCTTACTTACAGGACTCAACGATGTTGCCCTCGGGTTTACAGCTGGCGAAGGTGGCAGTGTCTGGTTCTGTGAATGGTCCTGCGTCATGGCTTTCATTTTCTTCAGAGCTGAAATCAGGTCAAATGATGGTTGTTGACCTGGAGGACTTGGAGGCAGTTCAGGTATGCGCTTAATCACTGTCATTAATCACACCACATAAACACCATTCCAAGTTAGTAAGTCTGACAAATGTCCAAGATTTCAACATTGTTATTTAAGTTAGCAGAAACTGTACCTCAACGGTTATCAAGAATGACAGTCCTGTTATAACCGGCAAGATGTATAAGCTGCCGGGAGTTGTTAGATCGGTAAACTAAAATACCCCTCCTGTTTGGAATTTCGCCATATTTCGAATCTGGGAAAAAAATTAACTCATTTGAGACAAACAACGTAGCCCAACAAGCATCTTCAAAGATTAAAAAGGTCTTACAGCAAGAAAAAAGCAGATGAACAGAGGCCCCTGAATAAGCATCCCTTTCATTGGAGTGAATGGAGTGACACCGTATCTGTAAACTATGAACAAACACTGTATGGTCAGTTGgacatttcaagaaaaaaaactcaaaatgtaAGGAGACTACACCAACTTAACAGCCTGCAGAGCAGACGAGCTATTGATCAACGAGGGGTAATTTTAACATAAACtccaaattttaataactagaaTTCTTGATTATCAGACCAAAGAGATGTTTAAATTTACAAGCAGCTTACTCTTTAAAcaaattcttcttcattttttttttgacctgcCATCGTAACGGTGCCCTGAACGCAAATAAGGGGGACaagataacaatttttaaattttttaaaaagatgtagATAAAAAAATCCAGTGCAAAAGCTATTGGCAGATTAGCAAAAGTGAGGAGGAATCCATGATGTTTGGCTGTAATAACAAAGTTAACATACCTTGTTTTGCATTTCCTCCCGGATGGACTCCAACCGTGGCTTCATCAGCTGCATATAATCATAGAATAGACTTTTACTGAAGGATGCAACATACAGCAGAACCAAGTATAAATGCCAGAAAATATAAGTTTAAGTGCATAGACTTATCCTTTTGTATGTCAAAATTTGTTTCAGAACCTGAGTATGTAAACACACAAGCAAGACAAAAAATGTAATTGTTGAAAGAACTTACAGCTTATGTTGCCTTCTCTACAAAAGCACATCTCCCATTCGGAACTTACAGCTTCTGTTGCCATTCATAGAATTCGTTCAGCCACATTCGATCAGGATAAAAGGGTTCAAGATCCTccattcaaaaataaaatgaaaaggataGAACAGACCACCTACCTGATTTCCAATGTTGAGAGGTATGACATCACCCACCACAATGTGTCATAGATTGAAATATCCACTCGCCTTCCACCTCTTGTCACCTGCAGCAATCAGCACAGGTGTAGTGTAAGTAAGGAGggaacaagaaaaatattattgaggGAGGAAAAATTACATTGGTGCAAATCTATACCTCTAGatgtatgtttctcttttcatcACTCAAGTTTTGAAAATGGAGATGCTGTTTGTAGTCACTGACAGctgcagaggagaagaaagcatcAGAACAACACAAAGAGTCATTATCAAAACTTCACATATTAAGTGAAACAAGTTAACATTACCTCTGACAAGAATCACTGGAAACGCAATGCTTCCTACATCATACCAATCTTCTTTGATACCCTGTCGATATTAGTTTGATCTACAAGCAGCTTCCTTGGCCGTTGAGTTTGATCTTCAAGCAGCCTCCTCCAGTCCACTAGTCAACTGAACAAACAATCTGAAATTGTAATTTCAAAAAGCTAGGCACAAACATGAACTGTATAAATAGGCACCTCTGAGCAAGAAGCGTTATGATTGGTAATCCTATAAGAATTATAAAAAGCAGTTGAAACTGATAAGTTGGAACCAATGTAAAAAATGGTGAAAAGATTCATGTACCTAACCACCGCAACAGTTCTCCAAAAATTTCCGTGTGACAAAGACTTCTCCTGCAGCTTGCTGGTAGCTATTTGGAGCATGTATGGCTGCAACATAGAACAGAGGAAAGATCAAAGTTAGAATTGTGACAAATACCACTTTGTACGAATAATTGTTTTGATAGGCTCGGCTCACACTTGAGTTACTGTTTCATCAACTTCAGCAACTTTAATGAGAGGTTCTCCATTTAGAGAATCTAAAAGCGTGTGGTGATTAGAAGATCCAATCCACTTTACCTCCACTATAAATATAACACGGAAGTAAAGCTCATCAGCAACTTAAGTAAGAAGATTTAAGTACCAAATACATAATTCTATCTGAGAAGTAAACACACACACCAAAGCTCTGTACTTCAGCAGGATGAGCACCAGATAGCTCCTTGGCATCTAGGGTAGCAAAAGGTATCAAATGACtcaatctgcaaaaacaaaaatacaaaaattaagtCAAATGAAGACACTCTTTTAGATTGATCACATTCAGACATCAATTTGGTAATCAGAATGGAAACTTAAATAGATTTTGTGTTACCTTAGTAAGGCGAGCATATGAGCTGGTCTTTGCCAAGATATCTCCATAGTACCTTCTGTATAAAAACATGAACATGAGTTTCGTATCTTCATATGTATAACAAACTGAGAAATAATAACTCAACAAGAAGAAATTGATAGAGAATTCACCAAGGCCGAAGCAAACCATATGATACCTCTCTGGAGATTTGAAAGGGTTATGGAGACCACATGCATGAGGGCACTGGGAGAAGCTGTCCACATATATAAAGGCTGCAACatagaaaagaggaaaaataaaagttagaatTGAGACAGATACAAATTGGCAGTAGGAAGAAGAACGGTTTTGGTAGGCTAGTACCTGAGTTTCTGTTTCATCCACTTTAATATTGAAAGATTCTCTCCATTCAGAGGATCCGAAAGCATGTTATGATTGGAAGATCCAATCCACTTTCCCTGCACTATaaacaaaacacaggaaaaaatcTCAGATACCAAACACAACAGCACCTTAGTAAGAAGCttaccaaattacaaaattcaATCCGAGAAGTAAAGACACACACACCAAAGCTCTGTAGTACTTGAGCAGGATGAGCACCAGATAGCTCCTCCTCGGTAAAAGAGTATAAGGtggattatatataaatgagtaCCTAGAACCAGTTTGATGTTGTTACTGTAAGGTGAAGTTCATCTCTTGTTTCGGTTCTGAATCTTCAAACCCTAGCATATCACCGATCTGcacacaaaaagaaatatagaaCTAGAATTAGCTTcgtcaatttttatat from Camelina sativa cultivar DH55 chromosome 2, Cs, whole genome shotgun sequence includes the following:
- the LOC104739445 gene encoding protein BROTHER of FT and TFL 1-like codes for the protein MSREIDSLVVGRVVGDVIEMFNPSVTMRVTFSSNTIVSNGHELAPSLLQSKPRVEVGGQDLRSFFTLIMIDPDAPSPSNPHMREYLHWMVTDIPGTTDASFGREIVRYEAPKPVAGIHRYIFVLFKQSGRQTVSAAPETRECFNTNAFSSYFGLSLPVAAVYFNAQRETAPRRRSFY